In Lactobacillus xylocopicola, the genomic stretch AGGTGAAGAAACTAACTTTAACCTGGTTGGTGCTCTTTCCAGCCAAGAAGAAGTTGGCTTACGCGGAGCGTATGTCACCGCTAGGGCGGTTAAGCCGGACCTCGCCATTGTGCTGGAATCATGTCCAGCAGATGATACCTTTACTCCTGAATGGTTGTCACAAACTGGCTTAAAGCGGGGCCCCATGCTTCGGGATATGGATACCTCCTTTTTACCGAATCCAAAATTCCAACAGTATGCCTGCGACTTGGCCGATCAAAATCACATCCCGTATACGCGTTCAGTTCGTACTGGGGGTGGACAAGACGGAGCAGCTATCTACTATGAAAACGGTGCGCCGACCATTGTGATTGGGATTCCCGTTCGCTATGAACATTCACCATATTGTTTTAGTGCCTACCAGGACTTCAGGGCTGCCGTTGAGCTGGCGGTTGCACTTATTCGCGATTTAACTGCGGAAAAGTTGGCCAGTTTTACTGAATTATAAATAGCGGCTAACTTGCCAATTTAGGCAGTCACCTTGTCTGGTATGTGTGATATACTAAGTAAAATAATAAAAGTCACTAGGGGTGCGACAATTAGCTGAGAAATACCCTCTGAACCTGAACAGGACAATACCTGCGTAAGGGAAGTGTTTATGATAGATAAATGCGTACTCCTAATGAATTAACAAAGTTAGGAGTATTTTTTATGTTTACCAGATCATCAAAATGGAATGTTAAAGCGGTTATTCTGATTGCATTAATCGGCATAATTATGGGCGTAATCTACACTTATGGCTTCAACTGGGCCTTCAACTTGATCAAGCTGGCTCTTTTGCCAACCGGTTTTGCTCCGGTAACCGATGCGATCTTTACCGGTCTTTGGCTATTGGCTGGACCTTTAGCGATGTATTTTGTGCCGACCCCTGGTTCAGGAATGGTTGGTGAAGCGCTAGCAGCAATTGTCGAGATGGCGATTGGCGGCCAGTGGGGTGCGATTACGGTTTTACAAGGCCTGATCCAAGGAGCTAGTAATGAAATCGGCTTTTTCCCTAAAAAAAGTCGCTACCAGCAATTTTCGTGGCCGAGTGTCTTAACCGGTGCCTTCTTTGCTGGACTTGGAACTTTCATTCCGACGTATTTTTTATACGGTTGGAGTAAATTTAGTCTTCAGTTACAAGTGGCGATGTTTGTCGCAACCATGATTTCTGCCATTGTGTTTGACGGGATCTTGGTCAAGTTAATTACTAACTTGTTTGACCAGGCGCTGAAGACCAAAATTGCTAATGAATAAGTGTTAGGATAAAAATAATAGTTTAGACAAAAAGTCTGCTAAATCAAGGTTAAAACCTTGATTTAGCAGACTTTTGATTTGTGAACTGAAATTAATTAAAATTTTTGCTGGATCAAGTATCTAGTGAAGCGAAGATTTAAATATGAAAAATAAAATATTTTAATATGATAAAATTAAATTTTTAATTGACAAAGATGATTAAATTATGTAATATAAATCCATAACACGAAAGCGCTTATCTGTTATTTGTTTAAAAATTAGGTTAGGGTCGGTATAGGTTGATTTTAGTATTTAAATCAATAGGAGCTGTTAGATTTAAAATCATCTAGCAGCTCTTTGCTAATCTAATAAGGATGTGGCCCAGATGTCGTATTTCAAATTGCAGTTTAAACGGACGCTCAAAAGCAAATTCACTTGACTTAGCCTATTGGCCATTCTATTGAGCTGCTTCTATTTTTGGAAACAAAATTATCATCTTAATAAGTCAGATAGTCATGAACTTGTTACAGCCCGGAATAACTTGGCTACCCAAAAGGGCAACATCAAGTATTATCAAAAAGAACTAAAAAAGGGCAAAGTTGAAAAGAAAAATAAGCAACAGCTTCACAAAGATCTTAAAGAAAATCAGACTTTAGCTAGGGAAAACCAGACGCTGATTAAGGCACTTGAGACCAAGGACTGGCAGCGCGCCTATGCGATCTTGATTAAGCAAGAAAAATTTTGGCTAAATGACGCCAAGCGCAATAATGGTAGTGATTATTCACTAGCTTTGTTAAAGAGAGATTTATGTCAATTGCAGCTTCTAGCTAAGCAACATTTGGCCATGGAAAATGAACATTTCCCCATTCAGGGTGGCTTCTTTGTCCTTTTTATGATGCAAGAAGTTTTGCCACCGCTTACTATTTTGGCGGCGATTTTTATTTTAACTAAGCTATATTCAGCTGGTTATTATGAACGAATGAGATTGGGTAATTTATTACCCCAAAAGCAACTTGTCTTTACTGAATTTACTACAGGATTGATGATTACTTTTGCTTATTTTCTCTTGATCTTTTTATTGGTTTTTCTTCTTCCCAGTATCTTTTTTGGAACTGGCAACTTGAATTATCCGATTACGGGGATGAATCCAGGCGCTAAGGAATATACTTTTACGCCGATGTATCAGCTCTTTTTGCCGATTTTAGGCATAGCGTTCTTGAGTTTTGCCTTTATTACTGGGGCTGTCCTACTTATCGTACAGCTGCTTAAAAATCGCCTGCTGGCTTTATTTGCTGCTGTACTTTTACTGGGTGGTGGCATGGTACTACCCCAATATGTGGTTGCTGTCCGTAATCTTGCGCAATTTTTACCCATGAGCTACTTCTTTGCCTTACAGCCAGTAGACGGCATGTTTGGTATCAGTAATGCCTACGTGTTCACAGACGAAAGTCAACTTGTTACTTATCCGCAAGTCAACTTTAGCAATGGGCTAATTGTTTTAATAATAGGAACAGCGGTACTGTTATTTTTAAACCAGCTGCTTGCTAAGAGAATTCAAGCAGGGAGGAAAATAAAATGATTGAAATAAAAGATTTAAATCTGACGCTGCGCGAACCAATTCTTAAAGATGCCAATTTTTCTTTTCAGGAGGGGTCAATCTATCTGTTACATGCCCTCAACGGCACTGGCAAAACTAGTGTCTTGCGAACGATGGTTAACTTAATTGCCCCCAACTCTGGTCGAGTTTTGTTTGATGGTCAAAAGTTTGCTCAGGTTAAGCAGCAAGTTTTTTATTTGGAAACGTCTGACTGGTTTGACAAGAACCTCTCAGGACTCGATTACTTGAAATTTGTTAAAAGTGAATGGCAATCAGAACAAGATTTGAATTCGGCAATTGAGCGCTGGGAGATGGGTAGCTACATTAAAACTCCTATCAGGAAGTATTCACTAGGGATGAAGCAGAAGCTTTTGGTTGCTCTTTATAGGGTAAGCGATGCTAAGTACTTGTTGATGGATGAAATCAACAATGGGTTGGATGCAGATAGCCGGCAAGTACTATATCAAGAGTTGTCAGCCTGGGCTTATCAAAAGAAGTTAATTATTATGGCTTCACACTACCAAGACGAAGTGGAGAATATTGTCGATGAAACGGTGACCTTGGACCATCGTCAGTTGATTCGGGGGTAAGATTATGGCCTATTTCAAGTTGCAGTTTAAGAAGGTTATTAAGAGTAGCTTGACTTGGCTTATTCTGAGCGTGGTGCTGTTAGGTGCCGGACTTGTTTTGACTTATAATGCTGTTAGCGGCGACCAATCTTCGATTAGAACAGAAGTAACTCGGGAACTAGATCGTAAGAAACAGGTTCAGCCCAAACTGTCCGGAGATAACAAGCAAGTTAAAAAAGATCGTGCTATCTTAACAGCTTTGAACCAAAGAAACTGGCAGCTGGTCTACCGAATGATGATTAAGCGGAATAGGGAGCAAGTGGCACGGATAAAAATTGGCAGAGAAAAGTATAGGCAAGCTACTTTACAAAAAAACAACCGTTTGCAAGCTCTTTTGCGGGCAAACGTACCTGAAGAAGACGAGCAAAGGCCTAAGCGTGGGTTTTTATTTCTATTCAAGTTGCTGGAAGGCTATTTACCTGCTTTGATTACTGTAATGCTTTGTTTTGTTTTGAGTAATTTATTTGCAGCCAAGTACGTTGACCAGTTAAATCGTGATAACATACTGCCTAGGAAAAACATTTTGGCTCTGGACCTGATTCTGGGTCTTTTAGTAGCCAGTGGTTTAACTTTAGTAGTTCGATTGCTTATTTTTGGCGTTAGTAGTCTACTTTTTGGTCCTGGTTCACTTGCTTATCCTATATCTGGTGTTATGCTACCTAAGCCGCAAGCCCAGTATTTACCGTTATCTCATTGGCTGGCGCAGACATTAAGTTTAACTGCTTTGGTAGGAATTTTCATCGTGTTCTTAATTCTATTTTTGGCGCAAGTTACCCGTAACCAGCTAAGCTGCCTCTTCTTAGCGCTAGTTCTACTTTTGGGTGGCGCCATTTTACCCCTGATTTTGCAATCGGCGTCAAAAGAGGTGGGCCATTTACAAACTTCAATAGTACGATATTTGCCATCAACTTATCTCTTCTCTGCCCAAGTGGTGACAGGTAAGTGGGGAACGAATTTAGAAGATCCACAGATTAACTTTGCTGTTGGTTGTCAAGTTTTGGTCAGCGCGATTGCTGTACTGGCAATCTTAAATCTAGTGTGGCCTAAAGTGGAAAGTCGAATTGTTAAGCATATAAACTAGTAATTAACAGAATATTTGTACGTGCAATTATTAAATTTAGCTATGTATAATGAAAGAGCCTTGAAAGCTGTTGACTTCCAGGGCTCTTTGCGTGCCGGTTTACTTAATGTTTTCGCTTAAAACGGCATGTACTTTAGTGGTCAACATATCGATGGCCACATCGTTGGCACCGCCTTCGGGGATGATAATATCGGCATAGCGCTTGGTTGGTTCGATAAACTGATGATACATTGGCTTGACGGTGCCAAGATATTGTTCAATGACCGAATCAAGCGACCGCCCCCGTTCTTTAATATCACGTTCGAGGCGCCTAATAAAGCGAATATCGTCATCGGTGTCAACGTAGACTTTAATATCCATCAAATTGCGAATGTCTGCGCTAGCTAAAACTAAAATTCCTTCTAAAATGATTATATCGGCAGGTTCAACGTGAATAGTGTCGGTGCTTCTAGTGTGCTTTTTGAAGTCGTAAACCGGCATTTCAATTGCTTGATATTCAAGTAATGATCTCAACTGCTGCTTAAGTAGCGCTACATCAAATGCGTCTGGATGATCGTAATTGATATTCATCCGGATGTTCATCGGGATGCCAGTATTATCCTTGTAATAGGAATCCTGCGTCATGATTAAAACGTGTTCATTTTCTTGCATTTGCTCAACTATTTTGCGGGCAATAGTGGTTTTACCACTACCAGAACCACCGGTAATACCGATCACGACCGGTTTTTCGAGTTTAGACATGTTGACACTCCTTTTTATCAATAAACATTTTACTTTACTTTCCCACTAATTACCAACGTATAGGGTAAAAAGGTTTTTTATTGAAAAAGAAAAATTATAAAAGGATTGACATATCAAATGAAAGCGATTACTATTAATCTGGTACCAAAAAAATAAAATTTATCACTAATTAATGTTTATTTTAGCTAATTTAAACGAATATTAACTTAAAAAAGAACCATATAATTATTTTAAAGAACCAATTAGAGCGAGACCATGGAATATAAGGAAAGATCAGCTGCAATCCAAGCGCAGGAATATTTAGAACAACTAATTAAGTTCAACCGTAAAAGCAAGGTATTGCCGTCACAAAGGGAAGTTGCAGAGCAGCTTAATATTAGTCGCAACGCCGTTATGCACGCACTAGAATGGCTAAAGAGTGAGGACCAGGTTGCAGTTAAAGAGCGCACGGGCATAGCTGCTAATTCCAAAATTGATATTAACATGCTTGGTATGGAGTCAATGACTGCCGAATTGAAAACTAAGTCCGTAACAATAAGGCATTTATCAACCGAACTTATTTCGCCCACACCAGGCTTAAGGAAGTTTTTCGGTGCTGAGGTTGAGCAATTAATCAAAATTAGCCGGGTCAGACTAACTGCTGGTGTTCCGTTGACGTATGAGATAGCTTATTTTGATCAAAGTCGATTTGCCAAATTGGCCACAACGGACTTTACTGATCGTCCCTTATATGAATTTCTGAACCAGCAATACGGAATCAAGCCAGCGTACGGGCAAGAAACGATTACCTGTGTTTTAGCCGATCAAAGAACTAGTGAAATTTTAACAGTGCAGGAAGGAACGCCCTTATATCAAGTACAAAGCTGCAATTACCAATCAGATGATACCCCTTTGGAAACTACAGACCAATATTTGACTGGGAGTCGCTTTAAGTATCATTTTAAGGCTAATAATATTTATGATTACCGCGAGGATTAATCATGTTATTTAAAGAAATATATACCGACTTGAACCGAAAGATAAAGGCAAAAGAGTATCCTCCTGGCAGTACGTTGCCAACGGAAATAGAACTTCAACACATTTATCAGGTTAGTCGCACAACGGTTCGTAAGGCAATTGACCAGTTGGTGGCAGAAAACCAAGTTGTGCGCAAAAAAGGAAGTGGTATTTTCGTTGCACCAACGATTTCAAAACAAAATATTTTAGAGATGACGGGCATCATTAAACCGCCATACCTTGAATCTTCGGATCGGGTGAAATTTAAAGATGGTTATCTAAGACTAGTGGGACCATATTATGCTGATCTGTTTAAGATCAACGCTAATGAGCTTTTGTATGATATTTCTTTCTTAACGGCAATTGCAGGAAAGTTAACCAGTGAAAGATTATTGTTGCCTTTAGACCAATTCCCTGATTTTGATCCTGCTTGTTTAAAGGTTACGCCAATAATTGAGGTAGTTAACGCGGGCAAGTTAAATCCAGCAGATGTTTTTCAAGATTTTCAATTAATCAAGGCAACAGATGAGCTTAGTAAGCAACTTGGTGTGGCGGAACAGGGACCAGTCTTTAAAATAACGAACCTTTTTTCAACTAAAGAGGGCAAAATTGTAGCTGTTGAGTACAGGCTACAAGACGCTTTAACTACTAAGTACTCAATTGATTTTAGTTAATGGAGGAAAAATAATGATTAAACTTGTCAGAGTGGATCACCGTCTTGTTCACGGTCAGGTGGCTGTTTCCTGGTTTAATAGTTTGGATGTTAATACGATCTTCGTGGTAAACGATGATGTCGCTAAGGATGATTTTCGTAAATCGGCTATCAGGTTAGCCAAACCGGAGAATGCCAAATTGGTCATGAAATCTGTTGCTGACAGTATTAAGGCAATTAATTCTGGTGTGACAGATAAGTATAAGATGTTGGTTGTTGTAGAGTCAGTTGCAGATGCAGTTAAATTGCTTAAAGGTACTACAGATGAAATTAAGGGTATAAACCTAGGTGGTACTAAGCCCCGTGAAGGAACTAAGAATTATTCTAAAACAATTAATTTGACTGCTGCAGAAGCCAATCAATTAGCTGAATTGCAGGAAACAGGCGTTGATGTTTGGATTCAGCAGGTTCCGAGCGAAGAGCGGCAAGAATTTCACAAATAAAATGGGAGCTGAGTTATGAATGTTTATTTAACCGCAATTATTTTAGCTTTAATTGCGATGATGGGAAATGGTGAGTACTTTTTAGGGTCATCGATGTTATCAAGACCACTAGTAACGTGTACGTTAACTGGGCTGGTATTAGGAAACTTGCAGCAGGGAATTATCATGGGTGCAACGCTGGAACTGGCATTTGTGGGGTCGTTCTCAATTGGCGCTGCGATTCCACCAGAGATTATCTCTGGCAGTGTATTAGGAACTGCCTTTGCGATTGGAGCAGGTAAGAGTACAGCAGTTGCCTTAACTTTAGGTATTCCAATTGCGTCGTTAGTACTAGTGATTAAAAACCTTTGCTTTATTTTTATTTTGCCATACTTTGTACACCATGCCGATAAGTATGCCGCAGCAGGCGATGGCAGTGGAGTAAGTCGAATGAATGTCCTGGGTGGTTTTTTATCGGTTAACTTACCAATTGGACTGGTCGTTGGTATTTCTTATGTATTAGGAAGTCCAGTAATTAAGGGCATCCTAGGTGTGATTCCGCAATTTGTGATTAATGGGTTAGGGATTGCCACCGGTTTGTTGCCGGCCTATGGATTTGCGCTCTTGATGAAGATGATGATTAACAAAAATAATGTCACCTTCTTTATTATTGGTTTTGCCTTAGCAGTTTACCTCAAGCTGTCTGTTACCGGAGTTGCTATTTTTGGAGCTTGTCTAGCCCTGATTTTAACCGGTTATTCAGCTTTTAAGGGTAAGCCGATAGTAAATGGAGTATCAGGTACGAACAAAACAGAAGTGAATACTGGTCAAGGAGGCATTGATTATGAAGATGAAGAATTCTAAGTTACTTACCCGAAAGGATTTAATGAAAACTTTCTGGCGTTCGTTTACGATGGAATGGGCCTGGAACTATGAGCGGCAAATGAACTTGGGTTATGCCTATTCAATGATTCCAGCTTTGCGAAAAATATACGGTAATAACAAAGAAAAATTAACAGCGGCCTATCAACGTCACCTTGAATTTTATAATGTAACGCCGTGGCTAAGTACTTTTCCGTTGGGCATTTCGATTGCAATGGAAGAGCAGAATGAACTTGATCCGGATTTTGATGCTGACTCAATCAACAGTATTAAAGTTGCTTTGATGGGGCCCTTGAGTGGAATTGGTGATTCTTTCTTCTGGGGAACCTTACGTGTTATTGCAACGGGGATTGGTACTTCCTTAGCGCTACAAGGGAATATCCTGGGGCCAATTCTGTTTTTGCTGATTTTCAATATACCGGCCTTGCTGGCTCGGTATTACGGCTTATTCGTGGGCTATAATATTGGTTCTTCCTTCATCGACAAAGTCCAAAAAACTGGCCTGATGGATAAATTAACCTATGGTGCCTCTGTGTTAGGTTTGGCGGTAGTTGGTGCAATGGTGGCATCGATGGTCACCCTCAAGATGCCGTTAAAGATTGGTAGTGGAGCAGATGCGACTACTGTCCAAAAAATTTGTGACGGAATTGTTCCGGGTATTTTGCCCCTACTCTTTACCTTCTTTATTTTTTGGCTCGACAAGAAGGGCTGGAAGTCACAATACATTTTGTTATTGATTGCGGCAATCGGTATTTTCGGTGCATGGTCAGGAATACTCGGCCAGTAATTTTCAAGGAGGTAATTGGTGAAAAGTATAGAAGATTATGTGAAATTAGAACCCCAATATTATCGGTATGTCTTGGCAAACTATCAAGAATTGTTTGTCCAAAAATTTGCTGAGCTTGACACGAGTAAGATTGATAATGTGGTGATTTATGCAACAGGTTCAAGTGCTAATGCTGCTTATGGCGCCTTACCCCTGATGAGTAAAGTGCTGGGGATGCCGGTCCAGATTGAGGAACCATCTATTGCTGAGAATTACTTGCTAAAGGTGAAGCAAAACACCCTTTGTATTGCAATTTCTCAGGGAGGACATAGTTATTCAGTAGTTAAGCTTATTGAACGGTTGCAAGCAACTGGTCATGCGGTCTTTACGTTAACTAGTGAACTCACTAGTCCGGTTGCCCGTGTCAGTCAAAATGTCTTAACAATGGGTATGCCAGTTGAAGAAATGCCATACGTTAGTGCAGG encodes the following:
- a CDS encoding ECF transporter S component, with the protein product MFTRSSKWNVKAVILIALIGIIMGVIYTYGFNWAFNLIKLALLPTGFAPVTDAIFTGLWLLAGPLAMYFVPTPGSGMVGEALAAIVEMAIGGQWGAITVLQGLIQGASNEIGFFPKKSRYQQFSWPSVLTGAFFAGLGTFIPTYFLYGWSKFSLQLQVAMFVATMISAIVFDGILVKLITNLFDQALKTKIANE
- a CDS encoding ABC transporter ATP-binding protein gives rise to the protein MIEIKDLNLTLREPILKDANFSFQEGSIYLLHALNGTGKTSVLRTMVNLIAPNSGRVLFDGQKFAQVKQQVFYLETSDWFDKNLSGLDYLKFVKSEWQSEQDLNSAIERWEMGSYIKTPIRKYSLGMKQKLLVALYRVSDAKYLLMDEINNGLDADSRQVLYQELSAWAYQKKLIIMASHYQDEVENIVDETVTLDHRQLIRG
- the udk gene encoding uridine kinase, with amino-acid sequence MSKLEKPVVIGITGGSGSGKTTIARKIVEQMQENEHVLIMTQDSYYKDNTGIPMNIRMNINYDHPDAFDVALLKQQLRSLLEYQAIEMPVYDFKKHTRSTDTIHVEPADIIILEGILVLASADIRNLMDIKVYVDTDDDIRFIRRLERDIKERGRSLDSVIEQYLGTVKPMYHQFIEPTKRYADIIIPEGGANDVAIDMLTTKVHAVLSENIK
- a CDS encoding GntR family transcriptional regulator, whose translation is MEYKERSAAIQAQEYLEQLIKFNRKSKVLPSQREVAEQLNISRNAVMHALEWLKSEDQVAVKERTGIAANSKIDINMLGMESMTAELKTKSVTIRHLSTELISPTPGLRKFFGAEVEQLIKISRVRLTAGVPLTYEIAYFDQSRFAKLATTDFTDRPLYEFLNQQYGIKPAYGQETITCVLADQRTSEILTVQEGTPLYQVQSCNYQSDDTPLETTDQYLTGSRFKYHFKANNIYDYRED
- a CDS encoding GntR family transcriptional regulator; translated protein: MLFKEIYTDLNRKIKAKEYPPGSTLPTEIELQHIYQVSRTTVRKAIDQLVAENQVVRKKGSGIFVAPTISKQNILEMTGIIKPPYLESSDRVKFKDGYLRLVGPYYADLFKINANELLYDISFLTAIAGKLTSERLLLPLDQFPDFDPACLKVTPIIEVVNAGKLNPADVFQDFQLIKATDELSKQLGVAEQGPVFKITNLFSTKEGKIVAVEYRLQDALTTKYSIDFS
- a CDS encoding PTS sugar transporter subunit IIB; translated protein: MIKLVRVDHRLVHGQVAVSWFNSLDVNTIFVVNDDVAKDDFRKSAIRLAKPENAKLVMKSVADSIKAINSGVTDKYKMLVVVESVADAVKLLKGTTDEIKGINLGGTKPREGTKNYSKTINLTAAEANQLAELQETGVDVWIQQVPSEERQEFHK
- a CDS encoding PTS mannose/fructose/sorbose/N-acetylgalactosamine transporter subunit IIC, which translates into the protein MNVYLTAIILALIAMMGNGEYFLGSSMLSRPLVTCTLTGLVLGNLQQGIIMGATLELAFVGSFSIGAAIPPEIISGSVLGTAFAIGAGKSTAVALTLGIPIASLVLVIKNLCFIFILPYFVHHADKYAAAGDGSGVSRMNVLGGFLSVNLPIGLVVGISYVLGSPVIKGILGVIPQFVINGLGIATGLLPAYGFALLMKMMINKNNVTFFIIGFALAVYLKLSVTGVAIFGACLALILTGYSAFKGKPIVNGVSGTNKTEVNTGQGGIDYEDEEF
- a CDS encoding PTS system mannose/fructose/sorbose family transporter subunit IID; the protein is MKMKNSKLLTRKDLMKTFWRSFTMEWAWNYERQMNLGYAYSMIPALRKIYGNNKEKLTAAYQRHLEFYNVTPWLSTFPLGISIAMEEQNELDPDFDADSINSIKVALMGPLSGIGDSFFWGTLRVIATGIGTSLALQGNILGPILFLLIFNIPALLARYYGLFVGYNIGSSFIDKVQKTGLMDKLTYGASVLGLAVVGAMVASMVTLKMPLKIGSGADATTVQKICDGIVPGILPLLFTFFIFWLDKKGWKSQYILLLIAAIGIFGAWSGILGQ